In Gossypium arboreum isolate Shixiya-1 chromosome 6, ASM2569848v2, whole genome shotgun sequence, the following are encoded in one genomic region:
- the LOC108486202 gene encoding uncharacterized protein LOC108486202 isoform X1, with translation MDQQSQLALILGPDPIPFETLVSHLMSSSNEQRSHAEALFNLCKQSDPDALCLRLAHLLQVCTQPETRAMAAILLRKLLTRDDSYIWPRLNISTQSSLKSVLLSQIQVETTKNLSKKLCDTVAELASSILPENGWPELLPFMFQCVSSDSPKLQESAFLIFAQLSQYIGDVLTPFIKDLHTVFLRCLSESSNADVKIAALNAVINFIQCLTSSSDRDRFQDLLPAMMRTLTEALNNGNEATAQEALELLIELAGTEPRFLRRQLVDVVGSMLQIAEAESLEEGTRHLAIEFVVTLAEARERAPGMMRKLPQFISRLFAILMRMLLDIEDDAAWHTAESEDEDAGETSNYSVGQECLDRLAISLGGNTIVPVASEQLPAYLAASEWQKHHAALIALAQIAEGCAKVMIKNLEQVVSMVLNSFHDSHPRVRWAAINAIGQLSTDLGPDLQNQYHQRVLPALAGAMDDFQNPRVQAHAASAVLNFSENCTPEILTPYLDGIVSKLLVLLQNGKQMVQEGALTALASVADSSQEHFQKYYDAVMPYLKAILVNATDKSNRMLRAKSLECISLVGMAVGKEKFRDDAKQVMEVLMSLQGSQMETDDPTTSYMLQAWARLCKCLGQDFLPYMSVVMPPLLQSAQLKPDVTITSADSDNDIEDSDDESMETITLGDKRIGIKTSVLEEKATACNMLCCYADELKEGFFPWIDQVAPTLVPLLKFYFHEEVRKAAVSAMPELLRSAKLAVEKGMAQGRNETYVKQLSDYTIPALVEALHKEPDTEICASMLDALNECIQISGPLLDESQVRSIVDEIKQVITASASRKRERAERAKAEDFDAEEGELIKEENEQEEDVFDQVGEILGTLVKTFKASFLPFFDELSSYLTPMWGKDKTAEERRIAICIFDDVAEQCREAAIKYYDTYLPFILEACNDENPDVRQAAVYGLGVCTEFGGPVFKPLVGEALSRLNAVIRHPNALQPENVMAYDNAVSALGKICLFHRDSIDATQIVPAWLNCLPIKGDLIEAKVVHEQLCSMVERSDSEILGPNHQYLPRIVAVFAEVLCGKDLATEQTASRMVNLLRQLQQTLPAATLASTWSSLQPQQQLALQSMLSS, from the exons ATGGACCAGCAATCGCAGCTCGCCCTCATCCTAGGACCTGACCCGATTCCATTTGAAACCCTAGTCTCCCACTTGATGTCATCATCAAACGAACAACGTTCTCACGCTGAGGCCTTGTTTAATCTATGCAAGCAATCGGACCCTGACGCCCTCTGCCTTCGCCTCGCCCACCTTCTCCAAGTCTGCACTCAGCCCGAGACTCGCGCCATGGCAGCTATTCTCCTCCGTAAGTTGTTGACGCGTGACGACTCTTATATCTGGCCTCGCCTCAACATTTCTACACAGTCTTCCCTCAAATCCGTGCTTCTGTCTCAAATCCaagtggaaaccaccaaaaatttATCTAAAAAGCTGTGCGATACTGTTGCGGAGCTTGCTTCCAGTATTTTGCCGGAGAATGGGTGGCCAGAGCTCTTGCCGTTTATGTTTCAGTGTGTCTCTTCGGATTCCCCTAAATTACAGGAGTCTGCTTTTTTGATATTTGCGCAGCTGAGTCAATATATTGGGGATGTGTTGACTCCTTTTATAAAGGATCTACACACTGTGTTCTTGAGgtgcctgagtgaaagttctaaTGCCGATGTCAAAATTGCTGCGTTGAATGCGGTCATCAACTTTATTCAGTGTTTGACCAGCTCATCCGATCGGGATAGGTTTCAGGATCTTTTGCCAGCAATGATGAGGACCTTGACAGAGGCTTTAAATAACGGGAATGAGGCCACTGCTCAGGAGGCACTTGAGTTGTTGATCGAGTTGGCAGGTACCGAGCCACGGTTTCTTAGGAGGCAGCTTGTTGATGTAGTGGGTTCGATGCTGCAGATTGCAGAGGCAGAATCTCTTGAGGAAGGGACACGTCATTTGGCGATTGAATTTGTGGTGACTTTGGCGGAAGCAAGGGAGCGTGCTCCTGGAATGATGCGGAAGTTGCCGCAATTTATTAGTAGGTTATTTGCAATATTGATGAGAATGCTGTTAGATATTGAGGATGATGCAGCATGGCACACAGCAGAATCTGAGGATGAGGATGCTGGAGAGACCAGCAATTACAGTGTCGGACAGGAGTGTTTGGATCGTTTGGCAATTTCCTTAGGTGGGAACACAATTGTTCCTGTTGCATCTGAGCAGTTGCCTGCTTATTTGGCTGCTTCTGAGTGGCAAAAGCATCATGCTGCACTAATTGCCCTTGCGCAGATTGCTGAGGGGTGTGCCAAG GTTATGATTAAAAATCTGGAACAAGTGGTTTCCATGGTTTTGAACTCATTTCATGATTCTCATCCTCGTGTAAGGTGGGCAGCTATTAATGCAATTGGGCAATTGTCTACCGACTTAGGACCCGATTTGCAAAACCAATATCACCAAAGAGTATTGCCTGCATTAGCTGGCGCTATGGATGATTTTCAGAATCCACGAGTACAG GCCCATGCTGCGTCAGCTGTACTCAACTTTAGTGAGAACTGCACTCCAGAAATTTTAACACCTTACTTGGATGGAATAGTCAGCAAATTGCTTGTACTTTTACAG AATGGGAAACAAATGGTGCAAGAAGGTGCCTTGACTGCTTTGGCATCAGTTGCCGACTCATCTCAG GAGCATTTCCAAAAATACTATGATGCAGTTATGCCTTACCTGAAAGCAATCTTGGTAAATGCTACTGACAAATCTAATCGTATGCTACGTGCCAAATCCCTGGAGTGTATTAGTCTTGTTGGAATGGCTGTTGGAAAAGAGAAATTCAGAGATGATGCTAAGCAG GTTATGGAAGTGCTTATGTCATTGCAAGGATCCCAAATGGAAACAGATGATCCAACGACAAGTTACATGCTGCAA GCATGGGCTAGACTCTGCAAGTGTTTGGGACAAGACTTCCTCCCTTACATGAGTGTTGTCATGCCTCCCCTTCTTCAGTCTGCTCAGCTTAAGCCGGATGTAACTATTACATCTGCAGATTCAGATAATGACATAGAGGACTCCGATGATGAAAG TATGGAAACCATTACGCTTGGGGACAAAAGAATTGGGATCAAGACAAGCGTTCTGGAGGAGAAGGCTACAGCATGTAACATGCTATGTTGCTATGCCGATGAGTTGAAGGAAGGGTTTTTTCCATGGATTGATCAG GTTGCTCCAACTTTAGTTCCTCTTCTTAAATTTTATTTCCATGAGGAAGTTAGAAAAGCTGCTGTTTCAG CCATGCCGGAGTTATTGCGTTCTGCAAAATTAGCTGTGGAGAAGGGAATGGCTCAAGGGCGTAATGAGACCTATGTGAAGCAATTGTCTGATTACACTATTCCGGCTCTTGTGGAGGCATTACATAAG GAACCTGATACAGAAATATGTGCAAGCATGTTGGATGCATTGAATGAATGCATACAG ATCTCTGGTCCACTTTTAGATGAAAGCCAGGTTAGATCTATCGTGGATGAGATAAAACAAGTAATCACAGCTAGTGCAAGCAGGAAAAGGGAGAGAGCTGAAAGAGCCAAAGCTGAAGACTTTGATGCTGAGGAGGGAGAATTGATTAAAGAGGAGAATGAGCAAGAGGAAGACGTTTTTGACCAA GTGGGAGAAATCTTGGGAACTTTGGTCAAAACATTTAAAGCCTCTTTCTTGCCTTTCTTTGATGAGCTATCTTCATATCTTACACCTATGTGG GGGAAAGATAAGACTGCTGAAGAAAGAAGAATTGCTATTTGTATTTTTGACGATGTTGCTGAGCAGTGCCGTGAGGCAGCTATAAA ATATTATGATACATATCTTCCTTTCATATTGGAGGCTTGCAATGATGAGAATCCGGATGTGCGACAG GCAGCGGTGTATGGACTGGGTGTTTGTACAGAATTTGGTGGACCTGTATTTAAGCCGCTTGTAGGAG AGGCTCTATCAAGGTTAAATGCTGTAATCCGGCATCCCAATGCTTTGCAACCTGAAAACGTAATGGCATATGATAATGCTGTTTCTGCTTTAGGAAAAATATGCCTGTTCCATCGCGACAGTATTGATGCAACTCAG ATTGTTCCTGCATGGTTAAACTGCTTGCCGATAAAGGGTGATCTGATAGAAGCCAAAGTTGTTCATGAACAACTTTGTTCAATGGTAGAGAG GTCAGACAGTGAAATTTTGGGTCCCAACCATCAGTATCTTCCTAGGATAGTTGCAGTGTTTGCTGAG GTTCTATGTGGTAAGGATCTAGCTACAGAGCAAACTGCAAGTAGGATGGTGAATTTACTGAGGCAGCTTCAGCAAACTTTGCCAGCGGCAACATTGGCCTCAACTTGGTCGTCCTTGCAGCCACAACAACAGCTTGCCTTGCAATCCATGCTCTCCTCATAG
- the LOC108486202 gene encoding uncharacterized protein LOC108486202 isoform X2, with protein sequence MDQQSQLALILGPDPIPFETLVSHLMSSSNEQRSHAEALFNLCKQSDPDALCLRLAHLLQVCTQPETRAMAAILLRKLLTRDDSYIWPRLNISTQSSLKSVLLSQIQVETTKNLSKKLCDTVAELASSILPENGWPELLPFMFQCVSSDSPKLQESAFLIFAQLSQYIGDVLTPFIKDLHTVFLRCLSESSNADVKIAALNAVINFIQCLTSSSDRDRFQDLLPAMMRTLTEALNNGNEATAQEALELLIELAGTEPRFLRRQLVDVVGSMLQIAEAESLEEGTRHLAIEFVVTLAEARERAPGMMRKLPQFISRLFAILMRMLLDIEDDAAWHTAESEDEDAGETSNYSVGQECLDRLAISLGGNTIVPVASEQLPAYLAASEWQKHHAALIALAQIAEGCAKVMIKNLEQVVSMVLNSFHDSHPRVRWAAINAIGQLSTDLGPDLQNQYHQRVLPALAGAMDDFQNPRVQAHAASAVLNFSENCTPEILTPYLDGIVSKLLVLLQNGKQMVQEGALTALASVADSSQEHFQKYYDAVMPYLKAILVNATDKSNRMLRAKSLECISLVGMAVGKEKFRDDAKQVMEVLMSLQGSQMETDDPTTSYMLQAWARLCKCLGQDFLPYMSVVMPPLLQSAQLKPDVTITSADSDNDIEDSDDESMETITLGDKRIGIKTSVLEEKATACNMLCCYADELKEGFFPWIDQVAPTLVPLLKFYFHEEVRKAAVSAMPELLRSAKLAVEKGMAQGRNETYVKQLSDYTIPALVEALHKEPDTEICASMLDALNECIQISGPLLDESQVRSIVDEIKQVITASASRKRERAERAKAEDFDAEEGELIKEENEQEEDVFDQVGEILGTLVKTFKASFLPFFDELSSYLTPMWGKDKTAEERRIAICIFDDVAEQCREAAIKYYDTYLPFILEACNDENPDVRQAAVYGLGVCTEFGGPVFKPLVGEALSRLNAVIRHPNALQPENVMAYDNAVSALGKICLFHRDSIDATQIVPAWLNCLPIKGDLIEAKVVHEQLCSMVERSDSEILGPNHQYLPRIVAVFAEGNRMLCCIWLEVVCSLF encoded by the exons ATGGACCAGCAATCGCAGCTCGCCCTCATCCTAGGACCTGACCCGATTCCATTTGAAACCCTAGTCTCCCACTTGATGTCATCATCAAACGAACAACGTTCTCACGCTGAGGCCTTGTTTAATCTATGCAAGCAATCGGACCCTGACGCCCTCTGCCTTCGCCTCGCCCACCTTCTCCAAGTCTGCACTCAGCCCGAGACTCGCGCCATGGCAGCTATTCTCCTCCGTAAGTTGTTGACGCGTGACGACTCTTATATCTGGCCTCGCCTCAACATTTCTACACAGTCTTCCCTCAAATCCGTGCTTCTGTCTCAAATCCaagtggaaaccaccaaaaatttATCTAAAAAGCTGTGCGATACTGTTGCGGAGCTTGCTTCCAGTATTTTGCCGGAGAATGGGTGGCCAGAGCTCTTGCCGTTTATGTTTCAGTGTGTCTCTTCGGATTCCCCTAAATTACAGGAGTCTGCTTTTTTGATATTTGCGCAGCTGAGTCAATATATTGGGGATGTGTTGACTCCTTTTATAAAGGATCTACACACTGTGTTCTTGAGgtgcctgagtgaaagttctaaTGCCGATGTCAAAATTGCTGCGTTGAATGCGGTCATCAACTTTATTCAGTGTTTGACCAGCTCATCCGATCGGGATAGGTTTCAGGATCTTTTGCCAGCAATGATGAGGACCTTGACAGAGGCTTTAAATAACGGGAATGAGGCCACTGCTCAGGAGGCACTTGAGTTGTTGATCGAGTTGGCAGGTACCGAGCCACGGTTTCTTAGGAGGCAGCTTGTTGATGTAGTGGGTTCGATGCTGCAGATTGCAGAGGCAGAATCTCTTGAGGAAGGGACACGTCATTTGGCGATTGAATTTGTGGTGACTTTGGCGGAAGCAAGGGAGCGTGCTCCTGGAATGATGCGGAAGTTGCCGCAATTTATTAGTAGGTTATTTGCAATATTGATGAGAATGCTGTTAGATATTGAGGATGATGCAGCATGGCACACAGCAGAATCTGAGGATGAGGATGCTGGAGAGACCAGCAATTACAGTGTCGGACAGGAGTGTTTGGATCGTTTGGCAATTTCCTTAGGTGGGAACACAATTGTTCCTGTTGCATCTGAGCAGTTGCCTGCTTATTTGGCTGCTTCTGAGTGGCAAAAGCATCATGCTGCACTAATTGCCCTTGCGCAGATTGCTGAGGGGTGTGCCAAG GTTATGATTAAAAATCTGGAACAAGTGGTTTCCATGGTTTTGAACTCATTTCATGATTCTCATCCTCGTGTAAGGTGGGCAGCTATTAATGCAATTGGGCAATTGTCTACCGACTTAGGACCCGATTTGCAAAACCAATATCACCAAAGAGTATTGCCTGCATTAGCTGGCGCTATGGATGATTTTCAGAATCCACGAGTACAG GCCCATGCTGCGTCAGCTGTACTCAACTTTAGTGAGAACTGCACTCCAGAAATTTTAACACCTTACTTGGATGGAATAGTCAGCAAATTGCTTGTACTTTTACAG AATGGGAAACAAATGGTGCAAGAAGGTGCCTTGACTGCTTTGGCATCAGTTGCCGACTCATCTCAG GAGCATTTCCAAAAATACTATGATGCAGTTATGCCTTACCTGAAAGCAATCTTGGTAAATGCTACTGACAAATCTAATCGTATGCTACGTGCCAAATCCCTGGAGTGTATTAGTCTTGTTGGAATGGCTGTTGGAAAAGAGAAATTCAGAGATGATGCTAAGCAG GTTATGGAAGTGCTTATGTCATTGCAAGGATCCCAAATGGAAACAGATGATCCAACGACAAGTTACATGCTGCAA GCATGGGCTAGACTCTGCAAGTGTTTGGGACAAGACTTCCTCCCTTACATGAGTGTTGTCATGCCTCCCCTTCTTCAGTCTGCTCAGCTTAAGCCGGATGTAACTATTACATCTGCAGATTCAGATAATGACATAGAGGACTCCGATGATGAAAG TATGGAAACCATTACGCTTGGGGACAAAAGAATTGGGATCAAGACAAGCGTTCTGGAGGAGAAGGCTACAGCATGTAACATGCTATGTTGCTATGCCGATGAGTTGAAGGAAGGGTTTTTTCCATGGATTGATCAG GTTGCTCCAACTTTAGTTCCTCTTCTTAAATTTTATTTCCATGAGGAAGTTAGAAAAGCTGCTGTTTCAG CCATGCCGGAGTTATTGCGTTCTGCAAAATTAGCTGTGGAGAAGGGAATGGCTCAAGGGCGTAATGAGACCTATGTGAAGCAATTGTCTGATTACACTATTCCGGCTCTTGTGGAGGCATTACATAAG GAACCTGATACAGAAATATGTGCAAGCATGTTGGATGCATTGAATGAATGCATACAG ATCTCTGGTCCACTTTTAGATGAAAGCCAGGTTAGATCTATCGTGGATGAGATAAAACAAGTAATCACAGCTAGTGCAAGCAGGAAAAGGGAGAGAGCTGAAAGAGCCAAAGCTGAAGACTTTGATGCTGAGGAGGGAGAATTGATTAAAGAGGAGAATGAGCAAGAGGAAGACGTTTTTGACCAA GTGGGAGAAATCTTGGGAACTTTGGTCAAAACATTTAAAGCCTCTTTCTTGCCTTTCTTTGATGAGCTATCTTCATATCTTACACCTATGTGG GGGAAAGATAAGACTGCTGAAGAAAGAAGAATTGCTATTTGTATTTTTGACGATGTTGCTGAGCAGTGCCGTGAGGCAGCTATAAA ATATTATGATACATATCTTCCTTTCATATTGGAGGCTTGCAATGATGAGAATCCGGATGTGCGACAG GCAGCGGTGTATGGACTGGGTGTTTGTACAGAATTTGGTGGACCTGTATTTAAGCCGCTTGTAGGAG AGGCTCTATCAAGGTTAAATGCTGTAATCCGGCATCCCAATGCTTTGCAACCTGAAAACGTAATGGCATATGATAATGCTGTTTCTGCTTTAGGAAAAATATGCCTGTTCCATCGCGACAGTATTGATGCAACTCAG ATTGTTCCTGCATGGTTAAACTGCTTGCCGATAAAGGGTGATCTGATAGAAGCCAAAGTTGTTCATGAACAACTTTGTTCAATGGTAGAGAG GTCAGACAGTGAAATTTTGGGTCCCAACCATCAGTATCTTCCTAGGATAGTTGCAGTGTTTGCTGAG GGAAATCGCATGTTGTGTTGCATTTGGTTAGAGGTGGTATGTAGCTTGTTCTAA